In a single window of the Lycium ferocissimum isolate CSIRO_LF1 unplaced genomic scaffold, AGI_CSIRO_Lferr_CH_V1 ctg1943, whole genome shotgun sequence genome:
- the LOC132042965 gene encoding uncharacterized protein LOC132042965 has product MADLCNEDGVSRSISETPPTHYTLKIQSLSLLKKNNIEKYTSPYFEAGGYKWKLVFHPNGNKNKNKAGKHVSVYLMMADATSLAPAGWEVHAAFRLYLLDQNNDNYLVLQDTSNEKGRRFHAMKVEWGFDRFMSQEAFSNPENGYVVDDTCVLGAEVYVCQEKFPGRGDCLSMVKDPISFKHTWNIDTFSAITADCEDSKTFIAGEHKWKIQVYPRGKGSGTGSHLSLYLTLAEPSSLSQGTQIYADFTLRIPDQKYDRDYINEANYWFSASHTSCGWPRFIPIWLFNNRYQVKGACVIEAEVTVHGATTNNIML; this is encoded by the exons ATGGCTGATTTATGCAACGAAGATG GAGTTTCAAGATCCATTTCAGAAACGCCCCCTACTCATTACACACTCAAAATTCAGTCACTTTCTCTTCTGAAAAAGAACAATATTGAGAAATACACCTCTCCGTATTTTGAAGCTGGCGGCTATAAATG GAAGTTGGTGTTTCATCCTAATGGaaacaaaaacaagaataaaGCAGGCAAGCATGTTTCTGTGTATCTGATGATGGCGGACGCAACCTCACTTGCCCCTGCAGGTTGGGAGGTTCATGCTGCTTTTCGGCTCTATTTGCTTGATCAAAACAACGACAATTACTTGGTCCTCCAAG ATACATCTAATGAAAAGGGAAGAAGATTCCATGCGATGAAGGTGGAATGGGGATTTGATCGATTCATGAGTCAAGAAGCTTTCAGCAATCCAGAAAATGGGTATGTTGTAGATGATACGTGTGTCTTAGGAGCAGAGGTTTATGTATGTCAAGAAAAGTTCCCAGGTAGAGGGGACTGTCTCTCCATGGTGAAAGACCCCATTAGCTTTAAGCACACCTGGAATATCGACACGTTCTCTGCTATTACTGCAGATTGTGAAGACTCTAAGACCTTCATAGCAGGAGAACATAAATG GAAGATACAAGTATACCCCAGGGGAAAAGGAAGTGGCACAGGCAGCCACCTGTCACTGTACTTGACATTGGCAGAACCAAGCAGCCTTTCTCAGGGCACTCAAATATATGCAGATTTTACATTGCGTATCCCTGATCAAAAATATGACAGAGATTACATTAACGAAG CCAACTATTGGTTCAGTGCATCACATACTTCTTGTGGATGGCCAAGATTTATACCGATTTGGTTATTCAATAACCGCTATCAGGTCAAAGGCGCTTGTGTTATAGAAGCTGAAGTCACTGTGCATGGGGCTACCACTAATAATATCATGCTCTAA
- the LOC132042964 gene encoding pentatricopeptide repeat-containing protein At3g06430, chloroplastic-like, protein MRNTCFSLSSSSSLIPSPLPSPTSTSLAAPRLRCAVAAKASSSPVTFPQKKKHWKEGEYPGFSEVSTSHLNNKKGRRAPLKNIKKKSDRKNTANAWVNTVPEALSDAINKKQWQQALKVFEMLKQQPFYQPKEGTYMRLLVLLGRCGQPGQAQQLFDSMIEEGVEPTSELYTALIGAYCRSNILDMAFSLLHTMVELPHCQPDVYTYSILIKACVDASRFDLVESLYEQMGERSIVPNTVTQNIVLSGYGRAGKYAEMEKVLLGMLGSADSQPDVWTMNTILGIFGNEGQIEMMERWYEKCRNFGIEPETRTFNILIGAYGKKKMYDKMSSVMEYMRKLSFPWTTSTYNNVIEAFSDAGDAKNMEYTFDQMRAEGMKADTKTFCCLVRGYANAGLFHKVINTVQLAGKLEIPENTSLFNSVIYACAKAEDVLEMERVFKRMKDKECRPDLMTYSTMIAAYQKEGMTDKVYDLEQEKLMLASSQSNDSHNDEEKPELLPT, encoded by the exons ATGAGGAACACTTGCTTTAGCTTATCTTCGTCTTCGTCACTTATCCCCTCTCCTCTACCCAGCCCTACTTCCACTTCTCTTGCTGCTCCCCGTCTTCGCTGCGCTGTCGCCGCCAAAGCCTCTTCTTCTCCGGTAACATTTCCTCAGAAGAAGAAACACTGGAAAGAAGGTGAATACCCTGGTTTCTCTGAGGTTTCCACCTCCCATCTCAACAACAAGAAGGGTAGGAGGGCCCCTCTCAAGAATATTAAGAAGAAATCTGATAGAAAGAATACTGCTAATGCTTGGGTCAATACTGTGCCTGAAGCTCTCTCTGATGCCATTAATAAAAAGCAATGGCAACAAGCCCTCAAg GTATTTGAGATGCTGAAGCAGCAGCCATTTTATCAACCAAAAGAAGGTACTTACATGAGGCTCCTTGTTCTTCTTGGAAGGTGTGGGCAACCAGGACAGGCTCAGCAGCTTTTTGATTCAATGATTGAAGAGGGAGTGGAACCCACTTCAGAACTCTATACAGCCTTGATTGGTGCTTATTGTAGAAGCAACATACTTGACATGGCATTTTCTCTTCTTCACACGATGGTTGAGCTACCTCATTGTCAGCCAGATGTTTACACCTACAGTATATTAATCAAGGCATGTGTGGACGCTAGCCGATTTGATTTGGTTGAGTCCCTTTATGAACAAATGGGTGAACGTTCCATAGTTCCTAATACTGTCACTCAGAATATAGTCTTGAGTGGTTATGGTAGAGCAGGCAAGTATGCAGAAATGGAGAAAGTGCTTCTAGGGATGCTAGGAAGTGCTGACAGCCAACCtgatgtatggactatgaacactATCCTCGGCATATTTGGCAACGAGGGGCAGATTGAAATGATGGAGAGATGGTATGAAAAATGCCGTAATTTTGGGATTGAGCCGGAAACGCGGACATTTAATATCCTCATTGGTGCTTATGGGAAGAAAAAGATGTATGATAAAATGTCATCTGTAATGGAATACATGCGTAAACTGTCATTCCCATggacaacatcaacatacaataatgtcattgagGCGTTCTCAGATGCAGGTGACGCAAAGAATATGGAATACACCTTTGATCAAATGCGTGCCGAAGGGATGAAAGCTGACACCAAGACCTTTTGCTGTCTCGTCAGAGGATATGCAAATGCTGGCCTTTTCCATAAGGTGATCAACACTGTCCAGTTAGCTGGGAAATTGGAGATCCCTGAAAACACTTCCTTATTCAATTCTGTTATTTATGCGTGTGCAAAGGCTGAGGATGTCCTGGAGATGGAGAGAGTTTTCAAGCGAATGAAAGATAAAGAATGTCGACCTGATCTTATGACTTACTCTACTATGATTGCTGCATACCAGAAAGAAGGCATGACAGACAAAGTTTATGATTTGGAACAAGAAAAGCTCATGCTGGCTTCCAGTCAGTCCAATGACAGCCACAATGATGAGGAAAAACCAGAGCTGCTGCCTACTTGA